A genomic region of Gemmata massiliana contains the following coding sequences:
- a CDS encoding DUF1501 domain-containing protein: protein MHSPTRRGFVQSAVAGSLLMPGILSELLASDAADPLAPKKPHFAPKAKAVIFLFMSGGVSHVDSFDPKPKLTANHGKTVALDHPETRNRPGYEKLFLKQPNWKFAPRGKSGIETSDLFPHLAKQIDDIALVRSMHTSHSNHYNATLGMHTGSFTVARPSIGSWMSYGLGTSNRNLPSFLVLAPQMPYAGTQVWASDFLPGAHQGTRVIPGTEPIANLKRRVPTAQRQELELDAMKAFNEAHQSTRADDPNLAARIKSFETAAGMQSEMPAALDLSKETDETLALYGLKRGQQEGFGWQCLVARRLVERGVRFVELIHTGSSANWDSHGNMADHGRLAQQVDQPMAGLITDLKRVGLFDDVLVVWTTEFGRTPFNNTADNPGREHHNWAFSSWLAGAGVKRGVAYGTTDEHGIKPVEKPVHVHDFHATILHLMGINHEKLTYRHAGRDYRLTDVEGEVVKGVLS from the coding sequence ATGCACTCTCCTACTCGCCGCGGGTTCGTGCAGTCGGCTGTGGCCGGTTCGCTGCTCATGCCCGGTATCCTCAGCGAACTCCTCGCGAGCGACGCGGCCGACCCGCTCGCGCCGAAGAAGCCGCACTTCGCGCCGAAGGCCAAGGCGGTCATCTTCCTGTTCATGAGTGGCGGTGTGTCGCACGTCGATTCGTTCGATCCGAAGCCGAAGCTCACGGCGAACCACGGCAAAACGGTCGCGCTCGATCACCCGGAAACGCGCAACCGGCCCGGGTACGAGAAACTGTTCCTCAAGCAGCCGAACTGGAAATTCGCCCCGCGTGGCAAGAGCGGCATCGAGACGAGCGACCTGTTCCCGCACTTGGCGAAGCAGATTGATGACATCGCGCTCGTCCGTTCGATGCACACGAGCCACTCGAACCACTACAACGCGACGCTCGGGATGCACACCGGGTCGTTCACGGTCGCGCGGCCGAGCATCGGCTCGTGGATGAGTTACGGCCTCGGTACGTCGAACCGGAACCTGCCGTCGTTCCTCGTGCTCGCGCCACAAATGCCCTACGCGGGCACGCAGGTGTGGGCCTCGGACTTCCTCCCCGGCGCGCACCAGGGCACGCGGGTGATTCCGGGCACGGAGCCGATCGCGAACCTCAAGCGCCGCGTGCCCACCGCACAGCGCCAGGAACTCGAACTGGACGCGATGAAGGCGTTCAACGAAGCGCACCAGAGCACGCGCGCGGACGATCCGAACCTCGCCGCGCGGATCAAGTCCTTCGAGACGGCCGCGGGGATGCAGTCCGAAATGCCCGCGGCCCTCGACTTGTCGAAGGAAACGGACGAGACGCTTGCGCTGTACGGGCTGAAGCGCGGGCAGCAGGAGGGGTTCGGCTGGCAGTGCCTCGTCGCCCGGCGGTTGGTCGAGCGCGGCGTGCGCTTCGTGGAGCTGATTCACACCGGGTCGAGCGCGAACTGGGACTCGCACGGAAACATGGCCGATCACGGCCGGTTGGCCCAGCAGGTCGATCAGCCGATGGCGGGCCTCATCACGGACCTGAAGCGCGTGGGGCTGTTCGACGACGTGCTCGTCGTGTGGACCACGGAGTTCGGGCGCACGCCGTTTAACAACACCGCGGACAACCCCGGGCGCGAGCACCATAACTGGGCGTTCAGTTCGTGGCTGGCAGGCGCCGGGGTCAAGCGCGGGGTCGCTTACGGCACGACCGACGAGCACGGCATCAAGCCCGTGGAGAAACCGGTCCATGTTCACGACTTCCACGCGACGATTCTCCACCTCATGGGCATCAACCACGAGAAACTGACCTACCGGCACGCGGGTCGCGACTACCGCCTCACGGACGTCGAGGGCGAAGTGGTGAAGGGCGTACTGTCCTGA
- a CDS encoding ethanolamine ammonia-lyase subunit EutB, with amino-acid sequence MPFTHTVRGERFVFADLRELLAKANEPKSGDVLAGLSAGSERERVAAKLALADVPLSFIVDTPVIDPDIDDVSKLILDTHDQKAFGWIGSLTVGELREFLLEESTTGEVLRGLTWGVSPEVAAAVAKLMSNKELVFVASKIRNVTRCRNTLGGPGVFGVRVQPNHPTDDLAGILVSAVDGLAYGCGDAVIGVNPAIDSVETVSAILHLLDRLITKLGAPTQACCLAHITTQLAALDRGAPVDLLFQSVAGTQAANRSFGVTLSMLKEGRERVLESHRRRDVNWVGEQVMYFETGQGSALSAEAHHGVDQLTLEARAHAVARAFDPFLVNTVVGFIGPEYLADERQIIRAGLEDHFIGKLLGLPMGVDVCYTNHADADQNSADNLLLLLAAAGCNYIMGVPCTDDVMLNYQSTSYHDAATVRSLFGLHPAPEFRAWLETYGLTRDGKLTSSARPELLGSINILTG; translated from the coding sequence ATGCCGTTCACTCACACCGTTCGCGGCGAGCGCTTCGTCTTCGCCGACCTGCGCGAATTACTCGCGAAGGCCAACGAGCCGAAGTCCGGCGACGTGCTCGCGGGCCTCTCGGCTGGGTCCGAGCGCGAGCGCGTTGCAGCTAAACTCGCACTCGCTGATGTGCCGCTTTCTTTCATCGTTGACACACCCGTCATCGATCCGGACATAGACGACGTTTCCAAGCTGATTCTCGACACGCACGACCAGAAGGCGTTCGGGTGGATCGGTTCGCTCACGGTGGGCGAGCTCCGTGAGTTCTTGCTGGAAGAATCCACCACGGGAGAAGTGCTTCGCGGATTGACGTGGGGAGTTTCGCCGGAAGTGGCCGCGGCCGTCGCGAAGCTGATGAGCAACAAGGAGCTTGTCTTCGTCGCATCCAAGATCCGCAACGTGACCCGGTGTCGGAACACGTTAGGCGGGCCGGGCGTTTTCGGTGTCCGCGTGCAGCCGAATCACCCGACCGATGATCTCGCGGGCATCCTGGTGAGTGCGGTCGACGGCCTCGCTTACGGGTGCGGCGACGCGGTTATCGGCGTAAACCCCGCGATCGATTCCGTCGAAACGGTGTCCGCGATTCTGCACCTGTTGGATCGCCTCATCACGAAACTCGGCGCGCCGACGCAGGCGTGCTGCCTTGCGCACATCACCACGCAACTTGCGGCTCTCGATCGCGGCGCACCGGTTGACCTCCTGTTTCAATCGGTTGCGGGGACGCAAGCGGCCAATCGGAGCTTCGGCGTTACGCTTTCGATGCTTAAGGAGGGCCGGGAGCGCGTGCTCGAATCGCACCGTAGGCGCGATGTGAATTGGGTCGGCGAGCAGGTCATGTACTTCGAGACGGGGCAGGGGAGCGCACTGTCTGCTGAAGCGCACCACGGCGTGGATCAACTCACCCTGGAAGCGCGCGCACACGCCGTAGCCCGGGCCTTTGACCCGTTCCTGGTGAACACGGTGGTCGGGTTCATCGGCCCCGAGTACCTGGCGGACGAGCGGCAGATCATTCGGGCTGGGTTGGAGGATCACTTCATCGGGAAGTTGCTCGGCCTGCCAATGGGGGTGGACGTGTGCTACACCAATCACGCCGACGCGGACCAGAACTCCGCGGATAACTTGCTGCTCTTACTCGCTGCGGCCGGGTGCAATTACATCATGGGCGTGCCGTGTACTGACGACGTGATGTTGAACTACCAGTCCACGAGTTACCACGACGCTGCGACCGTGCGGAGCTTATTCGGACTTCACCCCGCACCCGAGTTCCGCGCGTGGCTCGAAACCTACGGCCTTACACGCGACGGGAAATTGACGAGCAGCGCACGCCCGGAGCTGTTGGGAAGTATCAACATACTGACGGGGTGA
- the gltB gene encoding glutamate synthase large subunit, translating into MQPVSPPFTPSPLVPEGLYHPSFERDACGVGFLADLKGRRTHDTVRDALQLLRNLQHRGACGCDQDTGDGAGILLQLPDPFFRDASTKLGLSLPARGDYGVAFCFLPTDATHRAAARRAVEEVVGTEGQVILGWRPVPVVSSAIGWLAQSSEPVMEQLLIGRGKSAPDTAAFERKLYVIRRRAELWAAAQPVGTATGFAIASCSSRTIVYKGMLKPDQLEAYFPDLSHPGTESALALVHSRYSTNTFPQWALAQPFHTLAHNGEINTLNGNVHWLKARQSMMAGGALGDDLAKVLPLNFEGLSDSAVLDRAVELLVQSGRSLPHAMMMLVPEAYEEQKHLDPDIRGFFRYHRCLTEPWDGPANLSFTDGTIIGAMLDRNGLRPGRFVVTDERVIVASEVGALPTPASEVRSTGRLQPGKLFIVDTARGKVITDEEIKLEVARAQPYRAWAEQNLIQLDDLPVAPVVAAEETAPTRQRQHAFGYTQEDVSRVLLPMAQDGQEPVSSMGTDTPLAVLSDRAQLLFNYFKQLFAQVTNPPIDPIREKVVMSTESLIGCETNLLSETPEHARLLRLKGPALTDEEFTKIRALDKPGLKARTLSTLFAKDAGEPGLAAAVEALCAAAAEAVKGGCSILILSDRGVSAECVPIPSLLATAAVNHHLIRTGLRVKCGLVVDTGEAREVHHFALLVGYGAAAVNSYLAFETYRDLAAEGMLVDAHGAQLDLTKAFKNYAKAINAGLLKVFSKMGISTLMSYRGAQIFEAIGLNADVIDRYFTDTPSRIAGIGLAEIARESLTRHAVGFPGDPDAESPELDVGGEIMWRRRGEHRMWNPETVQTLQHAVRQESRSAYREFARAANDESRHLCTLRGLLGVKKANKAIPLELVEPAKEIVKRFFTGAMSFGSISKEAHETLAIALNRVGGRSNTGEGGEDPVRFKPDGNGDRRGSAIKQVASGRFGVTANYLANAVEIQIKMAQGAKPGEGGQLPGHKVDSAIAKTRYSTPGVGLISPPPHHDIYSIEDLAQLIFDLKNSNPHAEISVKLVAAAGVGTIATGVAKGYADRILISGDSGGTGASPLSSIRHAGVPWELGLAEAQQVLVRNGLRGRVRLQADGQMKTGRDVVIAACLGAEEYGFATAPLIALGCVMMRKCHLNTCPVGIATQDPVLRAQFSGEPEHVVNYLFFVAEEVRELLSEMGFRTLDEVVGRPDLLSQLDLSWHWKAKHLDLSALLTRPQAQFGSIVRCVERQPDILAEQLDWEVVRAAKDAVEHPRRLQLALPITNRNRTTGTLLSYFVTAKYGETGLREDTIDLRFTGTAGQSFGAFATRGITLRLRGQANDYVGKGLSGGKLIVAPPPEAGYVAEENVVIGNVALYGATGGEAYFCGRAGERFAVRNSGAKAVVEGIGDHGCEYMTGGVVVVLGSTGRNFAAGMSGGFAYVYDPDGTFRENCNTEMVDLVPVDHYKDVGTLSNLINRHVLYTGSAVGNAIVDDFAAALGKFVKVFPKDYRRVLEQSRAVQRQWELVNG; encoded by the coding sequence ATGCAGCCAGTCTCTCCTCCGTTTACCCCTTCCCCTCTGGTTCCCGAGGGGCTTTATCACCCATCTTTTGAGCGCGACGCCTGTGGCGTCGGGTTTCTTGCCGATTTAAAAGGTCGGCGGACGCACGACACCGTTCGCGACGCTCTACAGCTCCTTCGCAACCTCCAACACCGCGGTGCGTGCGGGTGCGATCAGGACACCGGTGACGGCGCGGGGATTCTGCTCCAACTTCCCGACCCGTTCTTCCGCGACGCGAGCACGAAACTCGGGCTGAGCCTGCCCGCGCGCGGCGACTACGGCGTCGCGTTCTGCTTCCTGCCGACCGATGCCACGCACCGCGCCGCCGCGCGCCGGGCGGTCGAAGAGGTCGTCGGCACGGAAGGGCAGGTCATTTTGGGCTGGCGGCCCGTTCCCGTGGTCTCGAGCGCGATCGGCTGGTTGGCTCAATCGTCCGAGCCGGTGATGGAGCAGTTGCTCATCGGGCGCGGGAAGAGTGCGCCCGACACAGCCGCGTTCGAGCGGAAACTGTACGTGATCCGCCGGCGCGCCGAACTGTGGGCCGCAGCGCAACCCGTGGGTACGGCGACGGGGTTCGCGATCGCTAGTTGCAGCTCGCGCACGATCGTTTACAAGGGGATGCTCAAGCCGGACCAGCTTGAAGCTTACTTCCCGGACCTCTCGCACCCCGGCACGGAATCGGCCCTCGCGCTCGTTCACAGCCGGTACAGCACGAACACGTTCCCGCAGTGGGCGCTCGCGCAACCGTTCCACACGCTCGCGCACAACGGCGAAATCAACACGCTCAACGGGAACGTTCACTGGCTCAAGGCGCGCCAGTCGATGATGGCCGGTGGCGCGCTCGGCGACGACCTCGCCAAAGTGCTCCCGCTGAACTTCGAGGGGCTGAGTGACTCGGCCGTTCTCGACCGGGCAGTCGAACTGCTCGTGCAGTCCGGGCGCAGCCTGCCGCACGCGATGATGATGCTCGTTCCGGAGGCCTACGAGGAGCAGAAGCACCTCGACCCAGACATCCGCGGGTTCTTCCGCTACCACCGGTGCCTTACCGAGCCGTGGGACGGCCCCGCGAACCTGTCCTTCACCGACGGCACTATCATCGGGGCAATGCTCGACCGGAACGGGCTGCGCCCGGGGCGGTTCGTCGTCACGGACGAACGGGTGATCGTCGCCAGTGAAGTGGGCGCCCTTCCCACTCCCGCGAGCGAGGTCCGCTCGACCGGTCGGCTTCAGCCCGGCAAACTGTTCATCGTCGATACGGCTCGCGGGAAGGTGATTACGGACGAAGAGATCAAGCTCGAAGTGGCGCGCGCGCAGCCGTATCGTGCGTGGGCCGAGCAGAACCTGATTCAACTCGATGACCTCCCCGTCGCGCCCGTCGTGGCCGCTGAGGAGACCGCGCCCACTCGTCAGCGCCAGCACGCCTTCGGATACACACAGGAAGACGTTTCCCGCGTGCTCCTGCCGATGGCGCAGGACGGTCAGGAGCCGGTGTCCAGCATGGGCACCGACACCCCGCTCGCGGTGCTCAGCGACCGCGCGCAGCTCCTGTTCAACTACTTCAAGCAGTTGTTCGCCCAGGTCACCAACCCGCCGATCGATCCGATCCGCGAGAAGGTGGTCATGAGCACCGAGTCGCTGATCGGGTGCGAAACGAACCTGCTTTCGGAAACGCCTGAACACGCGCGCCTGCTGCGCCTGAAGGGGCCGGCGCTCACCGACGAAGAGTTCACGAAGATCCGGGCACTCGATAAGCCCGGGCTGAAGGCCCGCACGCTCAGCACGCTGTTCGCAAAGGACGCCGGCGAGCCGGGGCTGGCTGCAGCGGTGGAGGCTCTCTGTGCGGCAGCCGCCGAAGCGGTGAAGGGCGGATGCAGCATCCTGATTCTGTCCGACCGTGGAGTGAGCGCGGAGTGCGTTCCGATCCCGTCGCTGCTCGCAACCGCGGCGGTGAATCACCACCTAATCCGTACCGGTCTGCGTGTGAAGTGCGGTCTGGTTGTCGATACCGGCGAGGCGCGTGAGGTTCACCACTTCGCACTGCTCGTGGGGTATGGCGCCGCTGCGGTCAACTCGTACCTCGCGTTCGAGACGTACCGCGATCTCGCGGCCGAGGGGATGCTGGTTGATGCACACGGCGCCCAACTGGACCTGACGAAGGCGTTCAAGAACTACGCGAAGGCGATCAACGCGGGCTTGCTGAAGGTGTTCAGCAAGATGGGTATCAGCACCCTGATGAGCTACCGTGGCGCGCAGATTTTCGAGGCCATCGGGCTGAACGCCGATGTCATCGACCGGTACTTCACGGACACCCCGAGCCGGATCGCTGGTATCGGTCTGGCCGAGATCGCGCGGGAATCGCTCACGCGCCACGCGGTCGGGTTCCCGGGTGATCCGGACGCGGAATCGCCCGAACTCGACGTCGGCGGCGAGATCATGTGGCGGCGCCGCGGCGAGCACCGCATGTGGAACCCGGAGACGGTCCAGACGCTCCAGCACGCGGTTCGCCAGGAGAGCCGATCGGCGTACCGCGAATTCGCGCGTGCAGCGAACGACGAGAGCCGGCACCTCTGCACGCTCCGCGGGTTGCTCGGGGTCAAGAAGGCGAACAAGGCGATCCCGCTGGAGTTAGTCGAACCGGCGAAGGAGATCGTGAAGCGGTTCTTCACCGGGGCGATGAGCTTTGGGAGCATCAGCAAAGAGGCTCACGAGACGCTCGCGATCGCGCTGAACCGCGTCGGCGGGCGCTCGAATACAGGTGAGGGCGGCGAAGACCCGGTCCGGTTCAAGCCGGACGGCAACGGCGACCGGCGCGGCAGCGCCATCAAGCAGGTGGCGAGCGGCCGGTTCGGGGTCACCGCGAACTACCTCGCGAACGCGGTCGAGATTCAGATCAAGATGGCCCAGGGCGCGAAGCCCGGGGAGGGCGGGCAGCTCCCGGGCCACAAGGTCGATAGCGCGATCGCCAAGACGCGGTACAGCACGCCGGGCGTCGGGCTGATCTCACCCCCGCCGCACCACGACATCTACAGCATCGAAGATTTGGCGCAGCTTATCTTCGACCTGAAGAACTCGAACCCGCACGCGGAGATTTCCGTCAAGCTCGTGGCCGCCGCGGGCGTGGGGACGATCGCGACTGGTGTGGCGAAGGGGTATGCCGACCGCATCCTCATTAGCGGGGACAGCGGTGGTACGGGGGCCAGCCCACTGTCAAGCATTCGGCACGCGGGGGTGCCGTGGGAACTTGGGCTCGCGGAAGCGCAACAGGTACTGGTCCGGAACGGGCTGCGCGGTCGCGTCCGGCTCCAGGCCGACGGGCAGATGAAGACCGGGCGCGATGTGGTCATCGCCGCGTGTCTCGGCGCCGAAGAGTACGGCTTCGCGACCGCACCGCTGATCGCGCTCGGCTGCGTGATGATGCGGAAGTGTCACCTCAACACGTGCCCGGTCGGGATCGCGACGCAAGACCCGGTTCTGCGGGCGCAGTTCTCTGGCGAACCGGAACACGTCGTCAACTATCTGTTCTTCGTGGCCGAGGAAGTGCGAGAGTTGTTGAGCGAAATGGGGTTCCGCACACTCGACGAGGTCGTCGGGCGCCCGGACCTGCTCTCGCAACTCGATCTCTCGTGGCACTGGAAGGCGAAGCACCTGGACCTGTCCGCGCTGCTCACGCGCCCGCAGGCACAGTTCGGCTCGATCGTCCGGTGCGTCGAGCGCCAGCCGGACATCCTCGCGGAACAACTCGACTGGGAAGTGGTGCGTGCGGCGAAGGATGCAGTCGAGCACCCGCGCCGGTTGCAACTGGCGCTGCCGATTACCAACCGCAACCGCACGACTGGCACGCTGTTGAGCTACTTCGTTACCGCGAAGTACGGCGAAACCGGGCTGCGTGAGGACACGATCGACCTGCGGTTCACCGGGACCGCTGGCCAGAGCTTCGGGGCGTTCGCGACGCGCGGGATCACGTTGCGGCTCCGCGGTCAGGCGAACGACTACGTCGGGAAGGGGCTTTCGGGCGGCAAACTGATCGTCGCCCCGCCGCCCGAAGCCGGGTACGTCGCGGAAGAGAACGTCGTGATCGGGAACGTGGCGCTGTACGGCGCGACCGGCGGTGAGGCGTACTTCTGCGGCCGCGCCGGGGAACGCTTCGCGGTCCGTAACAGCGGAGCGAAAGCAGTCGTCGAGGGGATCGGTGACCACGGGTGCGAGTACATGACAGGCGGGGTCGTCGTGGTACTCGGCTCGACGGGCCGGAATTTCGCGGCCGGTATGAGCGGCGGGTTCGCGTATGTGTACGACCCGGACGGGACGTTCCGCGAGAACTGCAACACGGAAATGGTCGATCTCGTTCCGGTCGACCACTACAAGGACGTCGGCACGCTCAGCAACCTGATTAACCGGCACGTGCTTTACACCGGTTCGGCGGTCGGTAACGCGATCGTCGATGACTTCGCCGCGGCCCTCGGCAAGTTCGTGAAGGTGTTCCCGAAGGACTACCGCCGCGTGCTCGAACAGAGCCGTGCCGTGCAGCGGCAGTGGGAACTCGTGAACGGGTAA
- a CDS encoding glutamate synthase subunit beta, giving the protein MADPRGFLNVEPQKPTPRPVHLRIRDYDELYQEMPAESTRAQATRCMDCGIPFCHTGCPLGNRIPDWNDLVHRNRWKEALAALHDTNNFPEFTGKTCPAPCEASCVLALNGTAVTIKTIEQAIVDRGWEQGWIIPEPPRHETGKSVGVVGSGPAGLAAAQQLRRAGHAVTVYERADRAGGLLTYGIPDFKMSKEYVTRRVDQLRAEGIEFVLSADVGGAIDPQELRRKHDALLLTVGATRPRELPITGRNLKGVVQAMTFLTAQNRRGFGDTLDAETITAAGKNVIIIGGGDTASDCLGTCHRQGAKSVLQLDYNPCPPEDMNPETPWPLWPKILRITPAHEEGGKRDWQIKTQHFAGDDQGHVTELHAVRIHHYYDKEGERQFEELHGSELVFPCDLVLLAIGFAGPEQSLPERLGLALTTNGAIRSDSKYATSVPGVFAAGDCRRGQSLVVWAIAEGREAARHIDESLTGRPSRLRGRDLPLGLIR; this is encoded by the coding sequence ATGGCCGACCCGCGCGGGTTTTTGAACGTTGAGCCGCAGAAGCCGACCCCGAGGCCGGTCCACCTGCGCATCCGCGATTACGACGAACTGTACCAAGAGATGCCGGCCGAGAGCACGCGGGCGCAAGCGACCCGGTGCATGGACTGCGGCATCCCCTTCTGCCACACCGGGTGCCCGCTCGGTAACCGCATCCCGGACTGGAACGACCTCGTTCACCGGAACCGGTGGAAGGAAGCACTCGCCGCGCTCCACGACACGAACAACTTCCCGGAGTTCACGGGCAAAACGTGCCCCGCGCCGTGTGAGGCGTCGTGCGTTCTCGCGCTCAACGGCACCGCGGTCACGATCAAGACCATCGAGCAGGCGATCGTGGACCGCGGCTGGGAACAGGGGTGGATCATCCCCGAACCGCCGCGCCACGAAACCGGCAAGTCGGTCGGTGTCGTGGGTAGCGGGCCGGCCGGCCTCGCGGCCGCACAACAACTGCGCCGGGCCGGGCACGCGGTCACCGTGTACGAGCGCGCGGACCGTGCCGGTGGGCTGCTTACCTACGGTATCCCCGACTTCAAGATGTCCAAGGAGTACGTCACCCGGCGCGTGGACCAGCTCCGTGCGGAGGGGATCGAGTTCGTGCTCAGCGCCGACGTCGGGGGCGCGATCGACCCGCAGGAGTTGCGCCGCAAGCACGACGCGCTGTTGCTGACCGTCGGGGCGACCCGGCCGCGGGAACTGCCGATCACGGGCCGCAACTTGAAGGGCGTCGTCCAGGCGATGACGTTCCTGACCGCCCAGAACCGGCGCGGGTTCGGCGACACACTCGATGCCGAAACGATTACCGCCGCCGGCAAGAACGTGATTATCATCGGGGGCGGTGACACCGCGTCCGACTGCCTCGGGACGTGCCACCGGCAGGGGGCGAAGTCGGTCCTTCAGCTCGACTACAACCCGTGTCCGCCGGAGGACATGAACCCGGAAACGCCGTGGCCGCTGTGGCCGAAGATCCTCCGTATTACGCCGGCGCACGAGGAGGGCGGCAAGCGCGACTGGCAGATCAAGACGCAGCACTTTGCCGGTGACGACCAGGGCCACGTTACGGAACTGCACGCGGTCCGGATTCACCACTACTACGACAAAGAGGGGGAACGGCAGTTCGAGGAGTTGCATGGCTCCGAACTCGTGTTCCCGTGTGACTTGGTGCTGCTCGCGATCGGGTTTGCCGGACCCGAACAGAGCCTCCCGGAACGGTTGGGGTTGGCCCTGACGACTAACGGCGCGATCCGGAGTGATAGCAAGTACGCGACCTCGGTTCCCGGTGTGTTCGCGGCCGGGGACTGCCGACGGGGGCAGTCGCTCGTGGTCTGGGCAATCGCGGAGGGGCGTGAAGCGGCCCGGCACATTGACGAGTCGCTGACCGGGCGCCCGAGCCGGCTTCGGGGCCGCGACCTTCCCCTCGGTTTGATTCGGTAA